A single window of Pectobacterium parmentieri DNA harbors:
- the trpS gene encoding tryptophan--tRNA ligase yields the protein MSKPIVFSGAQPSGELTIGNYMGALRQWVSMQDDYDCIYCIVDLHAITVRQDPQALRKATLDTLALYLACGIDPKKSTIFVQSHVPEHSQLSWILNCYAYFGELSRMTQFKDKSARYEENINAGLFDYPVLMAADILLYQTNQVPVGEDQKQHLELSRDVGQRFNSLYGDIFKVPEPFIPKSGARVMSLLEPTKKMSKSDDNRNNVIGLLEDPKAVVKKIKRAMTDSDEPPVIRYDVKNKAGVSNLLDILSGVTGKSIPELEQEFDGQMYGHLKGAVAEAVSGMLSELQERYHRFRNDEAFLQQVMREGAEKASGRAQETLKKVYDAVGFVSRP from the coding sequence CAACCGTCTGGTGAATTGACCATTGGTAACTACATGGGGGCGTTACGTCAGTGGGTCAGTATGCAGGACGATTATGACTGCATCTATTGCATCGTGGATTTGCATGCCATCACGGTACGTCAGGATCCGCAGGCGCTGAGAAAAGCGACGCTGGATACCCTGGCGCTGTATTTGGCCTGTGGCATCGATCCGAAAAAGAGCACCATTTTTGTTCAGTCACACGTTCCTGAACATAGCCAACTGAGCTGGATACTGAACTGCTACGCCTATTTCGGCGAGTTGAGTCGTATGACGCAGTTCAAGGATAAATCCGCGCGCTATGAAGAGAACATCAACGCCGGTCTGTTTGATTATCCGGTGCTGATGGCGGCGGATATCTTGTTGTATCAAACGAATCAAGTACCAGTGGGCGAAGATCAGAAGCAGCATCTGGAATTGAGCCGCGACGTTGGTCAACGCTTCAACAGCCTGTATGGCGACATTTTCAAAGTGCCGGAGCCATTTATTCCAAAATCGGGCGCGCGCGTGATGTCTCTGCTGGAACCTACCAAGAAGATGTCCAAGTCCGACGATAATCGCAACAACGTTATCGGGTTGCTGGAAGATCCGAAAGCGGTGGTGAAGAAGATCAAACGCGCGATGACAGATTCCGATGAGCCGCCAGTCATTCGCTATGATGTGAAGAATAAAGCCGGGGTATCGAACCTGTTGGATATTCTGTCTGGCGTGACGGGAAAAAGCATCCCAGAGCTGGAGCAGGAATTTGATGGCCAGATGTATGGTCATCTGAAAGGTGCGGTGGCGGAGGCCGTATCCGGTATGCTGTCGGAGCTGCAAGAACGTTATCACCGTTTCCGCAACGATGAGGCTTTCCTGCAACAGGTGATGCGTGAAGGCGCTGAAAAAGCCAGCGGTCGTGCACAGGAAACGCTGAAGAAAGTCTACGACGCTGTCGGTTTTGTTTCCCGCCCGTAA
- a CDS encoding M20 family metallopeptidase, whose product MNATHNEGTLPAVNHQTVEEICDLIAAKRQQFCTLSDGIWDTPELNYEEHRSAAQHEAVLKAEGFRLTKGIANMPTALLGEFGEGLPIIAILGEYDALPGLSQQANVAEPKPLENGGNGHGCGHNLLGTAALQAATAVKDYLQKHALAGTVRFYGCPAEEGGSSKGFMVKEGVFDDVDIALCWHPATFTGVNSPVSLACNELNFYFKGRAAHAASSPHLGRSALDAVELMNVGVNYMREHMPSSARVHYAITDSGGQAPNVVQANATVRYLVRARQLPELHQLVKRVKKIAEGAALMTETEVSSEVISGDANLLANPPLEARMHEHLLALGPIPFDDEDRKVAAMFQTALSAEDIAESYARFGVKPQPGLTLHDGIYPLYSPNEAFIGSTDVGTVSWVVPTVQIRSATYAIGTPAHSWQLVAQGKTGAAHKGMEYAAKAMASLAIDLLATPELITQAKADHQERLRHTPFENPIPDDVFAPIPQG is encoded by the coding sequence ATGAATGCAACACACAATGAAGGAACGCTGCCTGCCGTCAATCACCAGACCGTGGAAGAGATCTGCGACCTGATTGCGGCCAAGCGGCAGCAATTCTGTACGCTGAGCGACGGTATCTGGGATACGCCAGAACTGAACTACGAAGAACACCGTTCAGCCGCACAGCACGAAGCCGTACTGAAGGCAGAAGGTTTTCGCCTGACGAAAGGCATTGCCAACATGCCGACTGCGCTACTGGGGGAATTCGGTGAAGGTCTGCCGATTATCGCCATTCTGGGTGAATATGATGCGCTGCCGGGCCTGAGCCAGCAGGCAAATGTCGCAGAGCCGAAGCCGCTGGAAAATGGTGGCAACGGCCACGGCTGCGGGCATAATCTGCTCGGTACCGCAGCGCTACAGGCCGCAACGGCAGTGAAAGATTATCTGCAAAAGCACGCGCTGGCCGGAACCGTGCGCTTTTACGGCTGCCCTGCGGAAGAAGGCGGATCGTCCAAAGGTTTTATGGTCAAGGAAGGCGTGTTTGATGACGTCGATATTGCCCTCTGCTGGCATCCGGCGACCTTCACTGGCGTCAACAGCCCGGTATCACTGGCCTGCAACGAACTGAATTTTTACTTCAAAGGCCGTGCCGCCCATGCTGCCAGCAGCCCACACTTAGGGCGCAGCGCGTTGGACGCCGTTGAATTAATGAATGTTGGCGTGAACTACATGCGCGAACATATGCCGTCCTCCGCGCGCGTTCACTACGCAATTACCGACAGCGGCGGTCAGGCACCAAACGTCGTGCAGGCTAACGCGACCGTGCGTTACCTTGTACGAGCACGCCAGTTGCCGGAACTGCATCAGTTGGTCAAACGCGTGAAAAAAATTGCCGAAGGCGCGGCGCTAATGACAGAAACCGAAGTCAGCAGCGAGGTGATTAGCGGTGATGCCAACCTGCTGGCAAACCCGCCGCTGGAAGCGCGTATGCATGAACACCTGCTGGCACTCGGCCCGATACCGTTCGATGACGAAGATCGTAAGGTCGCGGCAATGTTCCAGACGGCGCTGAGCGCCGAAGACATCGCCGAATCCTACGCACGTTTTGGCGTCAAACCTCAACCGGGTTTAACGCTGCACGATGGAATTTATCCGCTGTATAGCCCGAATGAAGCCTTCATCGGCTCCACCGATGTGGGAACGGTCAGTTGGGTGGTGCCGACCGTGCAGATTCGCAGCGCCACTTACGCCATCGGTACACCGGCGCATTCGTGGCAGTTGGTTGCACAGGGGAAAACCGGTGCAGCGCACAAAGGCATGGAATATGCGGCAAAAGCGATGGCGTCACTGGCTATCGATCTGCTGGCCACACCGGAACTGATTACTCAGGCAAAAGCCGACCATCAGGAAAGATTGCGACACACACCGTTTGAGAACCCGATTCCAGATGACGTGTTCGCGCCTATCCCGCAGGGATAA
- a CDS encoding transporter substrate-binding domain-containing protein produces MIKSKLTLLACSLCMAGTLAASFTASAEEKKWTTVRIATEGAYHPYNFTKPDGTLDGMEIELYKVLCNNMQVKCEIMVQPFASAIPALNAGKYDAIIAGMSATAKRREVIDFSQPYTQAGQTFAVLKSSSLAKDFPDAGVRFSIEPADEAKALAEVEKLKPLLEGKTIGVQSASIASAFLDKYMKGVMKVREYKTTQEHDLDLKAGRVDLVIASAPYLKSTTDKPGNDNIVMPGPQFIGGILGSGSSVGLRKSDPELKAMFDKAIDQAKQDGTIRKLSEKWFGMDTTPL; encoded by the coding sequence ATGATCAAATCAAAACTCACTCTGCTCGCCTGTTCACTGTGTATGGCAGGAACGCTGGCCGCCTCATTCACCGCCTCAGCGGAAGAGAAAAAATGGACGACCGTCCGCATCGCGACCGAAGGCGCTTACCACCCGTATAACTTCACCAAGCCAGACGGCACACTGGATGGCATGGAGATCGAACTGTATAAAGTGCTGTGCAACAATATGCAGGTAAAATGCGAGATCATGGTCCAACCGTTCGCCAGCGCGATTCCTGCGCTGAACGCGGGTAAATATGACGCGATCATTGCGGGGATGTCTGCCACGGCAAAACGTCGTGAAGTGATCGACTTCAGCCAGCCGTACACGCAGGCAGGACAGACTTTCGCCGTGCTGAAATCCAGCTCACTCGCCAAAGATTTCCCAGACGCGGGCGTGCGTTTCTCCATTGAACCCGCCGATGAAGCAAAAGCACTGGCTGAGGTTGAGAAGCTAAAACCGCTACTGGAAGGCAAAACTATCGGCGTGCAGTCTGCTTCTATCGCCAGCGCCTTTTTGGATAAATATATGAAAGGTGTGATGAAAGTACGCGAATATAAAACCACACAGGAACACGATCTCGATCTGAAAGCAGGCCGCGTGGATCTGGTCATCGCTTCTGCACCTTATTTGAAAAGCACGACGGACAAACCAGGCAATGACAACATCGTGATGCCGGGGCCACAGTTCATCGGCGGCATTCTGGGTAGCGGTTCCTCTGTTGGCCTGCGCAAAAGCGATCCTGAATTGAAAGCCATGTTCGACAAAGCGATCGATCAGGCCAAGCAAGATGGCACCATCAGAAAGCTGAGTGAAAAATGGTTCGGTATGGACACCACGCCACTCTGA
- a CDS encoding ABC transporter ATP-binding protein: MTTPAISLRNIHKSFGSLDVLKGISIEANQGEVISILGSSGSGKSTLLRCSNLLELPDQGEIIVGGEAIEMKPNRKGQNRPSNLKQIDRIRTQLGMVFQNFNLWSHKTVLENIIEAPVHVLKRPQAECVEHAEQLLEKVGLADKRHYYPAHLSGGQQQRAAIARALAMEPKVMLFDEPTSALDPELVGEVLRVMRTLADEGMTMLVVTHEMDFAREVSNRIVFLHQGEIEEQGTPEHVFTASQSARFRQFIASW, translated from the coding sequence ATGACGACACCCGCCATTAGCCTGCGCAACATTCATAAAAGCTTCGGTTCTCTGGACGTCCTGAAAGGGATTTCGATTGAAGCCAACCAAGGGGAAGTCATCTCAATTTTGGGATCGTCCGGTTCAGGCAAATCGACGCTGCTGCGCTGTAGCAACCTGCTTGAGCTTCCCGATCAGGGCGAGATTATCGTCGGCGGAGAAGCAATTGAAATGAAGCCGAACCGCAAAGGGCAGAACCGCCCGTCGAACCTCAAACAGATCGACAGAATTCGTACCCAACTGGGCATGGTGTTCCAGAATTTTAACCTCTGGTCACACAAGACCGTGTTGGAAAACATCATCGAGGCGCCCGTGCACGTCTTAAAGCGTCCACAGGCAGAATGCGTCGAACACGCCGAGCAGTTGCTGGAGAAGGTCGGCCTGGCGGATAAGCGTCACTACTATCCCGCACATTTGTCCGGTGGTCAGCAGCAGCGCGCTGCGATTGCCCGTGCGCTCGCGATGGAACCTAAAGTGATGCTGTTTGATGAGCCAACCTCTGCACTCGACCCAGAACTGGTTGGTGAAGTGCTGCGCGTCATGCGCACGCTGGCGGACGAAGGGATGACCATGCTGGTCGTGACTCACGAAATGGATTTTGCCCGCGAAGTTTCTAACCGTATCGTCTTCCTCCATCAGGGGGAAATTGAAGAACAGGGAACGCCGGAGCACGTTTTCACTGCCAGCCAGTCGGCTCGCTTCCGGCAATTTATTGCCAGTTGGTAA
- a CDS encoding ABC transporter permease gives MDFPFLYETFLEIIPGIPLTLQLAVSSVFLGFFLALGLALMQLSSFAVLRSIARTYVLFFRGTPLLVQLFLIYYGLGQFPWVRESMLWPFLREPHWCALLSLSLCTGAYASEIIRGGLQSVPVGQIESARACGMPSFMIFKRIVFPLAIRQALPAYGNELISMVKSTSLASIITLMEITGIAARLIAETYRALEVFLVAGAIYLFINLILTRLLIWTEFRLTPHLRAPGAQPAAKKIKKLGDLQ, from the coding sequence ATGGATTTTCCTTTTCTGTACGAGACGTTTCTGGAGATTATCCCCGGCATCCCGCTGACCCTACAACTGGCGGTCAGCTCGGTCTTTCTGGGCTTCTTTCTGGCGCTGGGCTTAGCACTGATGCAACTGTCATCCTTTGCCGTGCTGCGATCCATTGCACGAACCTACGTGCTGTTTTTCCGCGGCACACCGCTGCTGGTGCAGCTGTTCCTGATTTACTACGGGCTGGGGCAATTCCCTTGGGTTCGGGAAAGCATGCTTTGGCCGTTCCTGCGGGAACCCCACTGGTGCGCCCTGCTGTCGCTCAGCCTGTGTACCGGTGCCTATGCCAGCGAAATTATCCGTGGCGGATTGCAATCCGTTCCCGTCGGCCAGATCGAATCTGCACGCGCCTGCGGCATGCCGTCGTTCATGATTTTCAAGCGTATCGTTTTCCCACTGGCAATCCGTCAGGCGCTCCCTGCTTACGGTAATGAGCTGATTTCGATGGTCAAATCGACCTCGCTGGCTTCCATCATCACGCTGATGGAAATCACTGGTATCGCCGCACGCCTCATTGCAGAAACCTACCGGGCGCTTGAAGTCTTTCTGGTCGCCGGTGCTATTTATCTGTTTATTAACCTTATTCTGACACGTTTACTGATTTGGACAGAATTTAGGCTTACCCCTCATCTCCGTGCGCCGGGTGCGCAACCGGCAGCGAAAAAAATTAAGAAATTGGGAGATCTGCAATGA
- a CDS encoding ABC transporter permease → MENISFWQLISFGEHGWGKLLLIGAGMTIALAIGGFLLGAVIGTIGAWSKICGNRPVRYLADGYTTLIRGVPDLLIIYLLYFGGSSALTLLAKLFGSNEFFGFPGFLAGVLAVGISSGAQQTEVYRGAFYAVSKGEIEAAKACGMPTLLRLRRIIIPLLLRHAIPPLGNVWQLVLKTSALVSVTGVAELMTQSQTGAGSTGKPFDFFMAAALLYLLISICSGWIMRRAESHYSRGVKR, encoded by the coding sequence GTGGAAAACATTAGTTTCTGGCAGCTCATCAGTTTTGGTGAACACGGCTGGGGAAAATTATTACTGATTGGGGCAGGAATGACGATCGCACTGGCGATCGGTGGCTTCCTGCTGGGGGCCGTGATCGGCACGATCGGAGCCTGGTCCAAAATTTGCGGCAATCGCCCCGTGCGCTATCTGGCCGATGGCTACACCACACTCATCCGTGGCGTCCCCGATCTACTCATCATCTACCTACTTTATTTCGGCGGCAGCTCGGCGTTAACCCTGCTCGCCAAACTGTTTGGCAGCAATGAGTTCTTTGGCTTTCCGGGTTTCCTCGCCGGGGTACTCGCCGTCGGCATTTCCTCCGGTGCGCAGCAGACGGAAGTCTACCGCGGTGCCTTCTACGCCGTTTCCAAAGGGGAAATTGAGGCCGCCAAAGCTTGTGGTATGCCAACGCTATTGCGTCTGCGCCGCATCATCATACCGCTCCTGTTGCGCCACGCGATCCCCCCACTCGGCAACGTGTGGCAACTGGTGCTGAAAACCTCTGCGCTGGTTTCCGTTACTGGTGTCGCAGAGCTGATGACGCAATCGCAAACCGGTGCCGGTTCTACCGGTAAACCGTTTGATTTCTTCATGGCGGCCGCGCTGCTGTATCTGCTTATCTCAATCTGTTCCGGCTGGATTATGCGCCGTGCTGAGTCTCATTATTCCCGGGGGGTGAAACGCTGA
- the cysG gene encoding siroheme synthase CysG has protein sequence MDYLPIFCQLHDKPCLLVGGGEIAERKARLLLDAGAVITVNALDFNDQFQAWEQDAQVTLVHGTFDPTLLNEVWLVIAATDDQDVNNHVYASASERRIFCNVVDSPERASFIMPSIIDRSPLMVAVSSGGAAPVLARLLREKLESILPQNLGKLAAFAGELRGRVKNRFCKMSARRRFWEKLFVHDRLAQALDSEDSERVQQLTELLFSAPLDDRGEVTLVGAGPGDAGLLTLKGLQHLQQADIVVYDRLVSKEILNLSRRDAERIFVGKTSGYHCVPQDQINQLLEEKARAGHRVVRLKGGDPFIFGRGAEELEYLQQAGVPFSVVPGITAASGCSAYSGIPLTHRDHSQGVRLITGHVKHDTDLDWSSLAAEKQTLVFYMGLQQAEHIQNNLIEQQLPETVPVAIIENGTSTKQRVLSGQLSQLSELAQQASSPSLIIIGNVVGLREKLSWFSDQTA, from the coding sequence ATGGATTACCTACCGATATTCTGTCAGTTGCACGATAAACCTTGTCTGTTGGTAGGAGGCGGTGAAATAGCCGAGCGCAAAGCCCGGCTATTGCTGGATGCTGGCGCAGTCATTACCGTCAATGCTCTCGATTTTAACGATCAATTTCAGGCATGGGAGCAGGATGCCCAAGTAACGCTGGTACACGGCACTTTCGATCCCACCTTGCTGAACGAGGTGTGGCTGGTGATTGCCGCTACAGACGATCAGGACGTCAATAATCACGTTTATGCCAGCGCCAGCGAGCGTCGGATTTTCTGCAATGTGGTCGATTCACCAGAACGTGCCAGCTTCATTATGCCGTCAATCATCGACCGTTCACCGCTGATGGTTGCCGTATCTTCCGGCGGCGCAGCTCCGGTATTAGCTCGGCTACTGCGGGAAAAACTGGAAAGTATTCTGCCGCAAAATCTCGGTAAACTGGCAGCATTCGCCGGTGAATTACGCGGTCGGGTAAAAAACCGTTTCTGCAAAATGAGCGCACGCCGTCGCTTCTGGGAAAAACTCTTTGTACACGATAGGCTAGCACAGGCGCTGGACAGCGAAGACAGCGAACGCGTTCAACAACTGACGGAGCTGCTGTTCTCCGCCCCACTGGATGACCGGGGGGAAGTCACGTTGGTCGGCGCAGGACCGGGCGATGCCGGGTTACTGACGTTGAAAGGCCTACAACACCTACAGCAGGCTGACATCGTCGTTTACGATCGGCTGGTATCGAAAGAGATTCTCAATCTGTCACGCCGTGATGCCGAGCGCATCTTCGTCGGCAAAACGTCTGGCTATCACTGCGTTCCTCAAGATCAAATCAATCAGTTGCTGGAAGAAAAGGCACGCGCTGGCCATCGGGTCGTCAGACTAAAAGGTGGCGACCCGTTTATCTTCGGCCGTGGTGCTGAAGAATTGGAGTACCTGCAACAGGCTGGCGTACCGTTCTCTGTCGTTCCCGGTATTACTGCTGCGTCAGGCTGCTCAGCCTACAGCGGGATCCCACTCACCCATCGCGATCACTCGCAGGGTGTCAGACTGATCACCGGGCACGTCAAACATGACACCGATCTTGACTGGTCAAGCCTCGCAGCAGAAAAACAAACGCTGGTGTTTTACATGGGGCTTCAGCAGGCTGAACACATTCAAAATAATCTCATCGAGCAGCAACTGCCGGAAACCGTGCCTGTCGCCATTATCGAAAACGGCACGTCAACCAAGCAGCGCGTTCTGAGTGGACAGCTCTCACAGTTGAGTGAATTAGCCCAACAGGCAAGCAGCCCGAGTTTGATCATCATCGGCAACGTTGTCGGACTACGGGAAAAATTGAGCTGGTTTTCAGACCAGACAGCATAA
- the nirD gene encoding nitrite reductase small subunit NirD: MSQWTTVCKLDDILPGTGVCALVEQQQIAVFRPRNDEQIYAISNIDPFAQASVLSRGIVAEHQDELWVASPLKKQHFRLYDGFCLEDDAYSVAAYDTQVTNGNVQISIANSNVAVDNSRPLP; the protein is encoded by the coding sequence ATGAGCCAGTGGACTACCGTATGTAAGTTAGACGACATCCTACCCGGCACCGGTGTTTGTGCGCTGGTTGAACAGCAGCAGATCGCCGTGTTCCGGCCACGTAACGATGAGCAGATTTACGCCATCAGCAATATCGATCCGTTCGCCCAAGCGAGTGTGTTAAGCCGTGGGATAGTGGCTGAACATCAGGACGAGCTTTGGGTCGCAAGCCCATTGAAAAAACAGCATTTCCGCCTTTATGACGGCTTCTGCCTGGAAGATGATGCCTATTCTGTTGCAGCTTATGATACTCAGGTAACAAACGGTAATGTGCAAATATCCATCGCAAACAGTAACGTAGCGGTTGATAATAGCCGACCATTACCGTAA
- the nirB gene encoding nitrite reductase large subunit NirB: protein MNKVRLAVIGNGMVGHRFIEELLDKAPTSTYEITVFCEEPRVAYDRVHLSSYFAHHTVEELSLVREGYYEKNGVNVLLGERAITINRSEKAIHSNSGRTVYYDKLIMATGSYPWIPSIKGSNGQDCFVYRTIEDLNAIENCARRSKRGAVIGGGLLGLEAAGALKHLGVETHVIEFAPVLMAEQLDAQGGTLLQRKIENMGVRVHTSKNTQAIQHSGLESRKTMVFADGSTLEVDFIVFSTGIRAQDKLARQCALEIGPRGGIAINDWCQTSDPDVYAIGECAAWQGRPFGLVAPGYKMAQVTVDHLLGHENRFQGADMSAKLKLMGVDVGGIGDAHGHTPGSRSYMWLDENKETYKRLIVSADNKTLLGAVLVGDTRDYGNLLQFMLNKIPLPDSPEALILPASAGSAKPTLGVDALPESAQICSCFDVSKGDIIKAINGGCHTVAALKETTKAGTGCGGCIPLLTQVLNAELSKQGIEVNNHLCEHFAYSRQELYHLIQIEKIKTFDQLLEKHGSGYGCEVCKPTVASLLASCWNEYVLKPQHTPLQDSNDNFLGNIQKDGTYSVIPRSAGGEITPDGLIAIGRIAKQYNLYTKMTGSQRMALFGVQKDDLPDVWAQLIEAGFETGHAYAKALRMAKTCVGSTWCRFGVGDSVGFGVELENRYKGIRTPHKMKFGVSGCTRECAEAQGKDVGIIATEKGWNLYVCGNGGMKPRHADLLAADLDRETVVRYLDRFMMFYIRTADKLQRTSVWLDNLEGGIDYLRNVIVKDKLGINDQLEADITHLRAGYVCEWQATLESPEAQKRFAHFINSPERDPNVQMVGERQQHRPARPAERIPVKQIELEGENA, encoded by the coding sequence ATGAACAAAGTCAGACTCGCTGTTATCGGTAACGGGATGGTTGGCCACCGTTTTATCGAAGAGTTGCTGGATAAGGCCCCAACGTCCACCTACGAGATTACCGTTTTTTGTGAAGAACCCCGCGTTGCCTACGATCGTGTCCACCTCTCTTCTTACTTCGCTCACCATACGGTAGAAGAACTTTCTTTAGTACGCGAAGGTTATTACGAAAAAAATGGCGTTAACGTCCTGCTCGGTGAACGCGCCATCACCATCAACCGCAGTGAAAAAGCCATTCACTCTAATTCCGGCCGTACCGTGTATTACGATAAGCTCATCATGGCAACCGGCTCCTACCCCTGGATTCCTTCAATCAAAGGATCAAACGGGCAAGACTGTTTCGTCTACCGCACCATTGAAGATCTGAACGCCATCGAAAACTGCGCACGCCGTAGCAAGCGCGGCGCGGTGATCGGCGGGGGGCTATTAGGTCTAGAAGCGGCTGGCGCGCTGAAACACCTTGGCGTGGAAACACACGTCATTGAGTTCGCCCCCGTGCTCATGGCCGAACAGTTAGATGCACAGGGTGGCACCCTGCTGCAACGCAAGATTGAAAACATGGGTGTGCGTGTGCATACCAGCAAGAATACGCAGGCGATCCAACATTCTGGTCTGGAAAGCCGCAAGACGATGGTGTTTGCCGACGGCAGCACGCTGGAAGTCGACTTCATCGTGTTCTCTACCGGTATCCGCGCACAAGACAAATTGGCACGTCAGTGTGCGCTGGAAATTGGCCCACGCGGCGGTATCGCGATTAACGACTGGTGCCAAACTTCCGACCCTGACGTCTACGCTATCGGCGAATGTGCCGCTTGGCAGGGCAGACCGTTTGGTCTGGTTGCGCCCGGCTACAAAATGGCACAGGTTACCGTCGACCATCTGTTAGGACATGAGAACCGCTTCCAAGGCGCCGATATGAGCGCCAAGCTCAAACTGATGGGTGTCGATGTCGGTGGGATTGGCGACGCACACGGCCATACGCCAGGCTCTCGCAGCTACATGTGGCTGGATGAAAATAAAGAAACCTACAAACGACTGATCGTCAGCGCCGACAATAAAACGCTGCTCGGAGCTGTGCTGGTCGGCGACACGCGGGATTACGGTAACCTGCTGCAATTCATGCTGAACAAAATCCCGCTGCCGGATTCTCCTGAAGCGCTGATTCTTCCTGCGTCCGCTGGCAGTGCGAAACCGACGCTGGGTGTCGATGCACTGCCAGAAAGTGCGCAAATCTGCTCCTGCTTCGACGTGTCCAAAGGCGACATCATCAAAGCGATTAACGGCGGCTGCCATACCGTCGCGGCGCTTAAGGAAACCACTAAAGCCGGTACGGGCTGCGGCGGCTGTATCCCGCTGCTTACGCAGGTGTTGAACGCGGAACTCAGCAAACAGGGGATCGAAGTCAATAATCACCTGTGTGAACACTTCGCCTATTCGCGTCAGGAGTTGTACCACCTGATCCAAATCGAAAAAATCAAAACGTTCGATCAACTGCTGGAGAAACACGGTTCAGGCTACGGCTGTGAGGTCTGTAAACCGACCGTTGCGTCCCTGCTGGCTTCCTGCTGGAACGAGTACGTGCTCAAACCGCAGCACACGCCGTTGCAGGATTCTAACGACAATTTCCTCGGCAATATCCAGAAAGACGGCACCTACTCCGTGATCCCCCGCTCCGCAGGCGGGGAAATCACGCCGGATGGCCTGATCGCCATTGGTCGCATCGCGAAGCAATACAACCTGTACACCAAGATGACCGGCTCTCAGCGCATGGCGTTATTTGGCGTACAAAAAGACGACCTGCCTGACGTATGGGCTCAGCTCATCGAAGCCGGATTTGAAACAGGCCACGCCTACGCCAAGGCGTTGCGTATGGCAAAAACCTGCGTCGGTAGCACCTGGTGCCGTTTTGGCGTTGGTGACAGCGTAGGGTTTGGCGTCGAACTGGAAAACCGCTACAAAGGCATCCGCACCCCACACAAAATGAAATTTGGCGTCTCCGGCTGCACGCGGGAATGTGCAGAAGCACAGGGTAAAGACGTGGGGATCATCGCCACCGAAAAAGGCTGGAACCTCTATGTCTGCGGCAACGGCGGGATGAAGCCGCGCCACGCTGACCTGCTGGCAGCCGACTTAGACCGCGAAACGGTAGTCCGCTATCTGGATCGTTTCATGATGTTCTACATCCGCACGGCCGATAAGCTCCAGCGTACCTCCGTCTGGCTGGATAATCTCGAAGGCGGTATCGACTACCTGCGCAATGTGATTGTGAAAGACAAACTGGGCATTAACGATCAGCTTGAAGCCGATATCACACACCTGCGAGCAGGCTACGTCTGCGAATGGCAGGCCACGCTGGAATCTCCGGAAGCACAGAAACGTTTTGCCCACTTTATTAACAGCCCAGAACGTGACCCGAACGTACAAATGGTGGGTGAACGTCAACAACACCGTCCGGCGCGTCCTGCTGAGCGTATTCCGGTGAAACAGATTGAGCTGGAAGGGGAAAACGCATGA